One Streptomyces hundungensis DNA segment encodes these proteins:
- a CDS encoding catalase: protein MSKRVLTTESGAPVADNQNSATAGVGGPILLQDQHLLEKLARFNRERIPERVVHARGSGAYGYFEVTDDVTGFTKANFLGEVGKRTETFIRFSTVADSLGGADAVRDPRGFALKFYTEEGNYDLVGNNTPVFFIKDPIKFPDFIHSQKRDPFTGKQEPDNVWDFWAHAPEATHQITWLMGDRGIPASYRHMNGYGSHTYQWTNAKGEAFFVKYHFKTNQGIRSLSSEQAAETVGKDANSHQTDLLQAIERGVNPSWTLYVQIMPAAEAADYRFNPFDLTKVWPHADYPLQRVGRLVLDRNPDNVFAEVEQAAFSPNNFVPGIGPSPDKMLQGRLFAYADAHRYRLGVNHTQLPVNAPKAVPGGSADNYGRDGLMATRNGRRGDKNYEPNSYSGPAQTDAALSAPLAIHGYTGTHAAPAHVKDDDFFQAGELYRLMSDDEKARLIANIAGGLSQVSRDDVIEKNLAHFHAADAEYGKRVEEAVRALRED, encoded by the coding sequence ATGTCGAAGCGCGTGCTTACGACCGAGTCCGGCGCCCCCGTCGCCGACAACCAGAACTCCGCCACCGCCGGCGTCGGTGGCCCCATCCTGCTTCAGGACCAGCACCTCCTGGAGAAGCTCGCGCGCTTCAACCGTGAGCGCATCCCGGAGCGTGTGGTGCACGCCCGCGGCTCCGGCGCGTACGGCTACTTCGAGGTGACCGACGACGTCACCGGCTTCACGAAGGCCAACTTCCTCGGCGAGGTGGGCAAGCGCACGGAGACGTTCATCCGCTTCTCCACCGTCGCCGACTCGCTCGGCGGCGCGGACGCGGTCCGCGACCCGCGCGGCTTCGCGCTGAAGTTCTACACCGAAGAGGGCAACTACGACCTCGTCGGCAACAACACCCCGGTCTTCTTCATCAAGGACCCGATCAAGTTCCCCGACTTCATCCACTCCCAGAAGCGCGACCCCTTCACGGGCAAGCAGGAGCCGGACAACGTCTGGGACTTCTGGGCGCACGCCCCCGAGGCCACCCACCAGATCACCTGGCTCATGGGCGACCGCGGCATCCCCGCCTCGTACCGTCACATGAACGGCTACGGCTCGCACACCTACCAGTGGACGAACGCCAAGGGCGAGGCATTCTTCGTCAAGTACCACTTCAAGACGAACCAGGGCATCCGCAGCCTCTCCTCCGAGCAGGCCGCGGAGACGGTCGGCAAGGACGCCAACAGCCACCAGACGGACCTGCTCCAGGCCATCGAGCGCGGCGTCAACCCGTCCTGGACGCTGTACGTGCAGATCATGCCCGCCGCCGAGGCCGCGGACTACCGCTTCAACCCGTTCGACCTCACCAAGGTGTGGCCGCACGCGGACTACCCGCTCCAGCGCGTGGGCCGGCTTGTCCTCGACCGCAACCCGGACAACGTCTTCGCCGAGGTCGAGCAGGCCGCCTTCTCCCCGAACAACTTCGTTCCGGGCATCGGCCCCTCGCCCGACAAGATGCTCCAGGGCCGCCTGTTCGCCTACGCCGACGCGCACCGCTACCGCCTGGGCGTCAACCACACCCAGCTGCCGGTCAACGCGCCCAAGGCCGTTCCTGGGGGGAGTGCCGACAACTACGGCCGTGACGGCCTGATGGCGACCCGCAACGGCCGCCGCGGCGACAAGAACTACGAGCCCAACTCGTACTCGGGCCCGGCGCAGACGGACGCGGCCCTGTCCGCCCCGCTGGCCATCCACGGCTACACGGGCACCCACGCCGCCCCGGCCCATGTGAAGGACGACGACTTCTTCCAGGCGGGCGAGCTCTACCGTCTGATGTCGGACGACGAGAAGGCCCGTCTCATCGCGAACATCGCCGGCGGCCTCTCGCAGGTCTCCCGCGACGACGTCATCGAGAAGAACCTGGCCCACTTCCACGCCGCGGACGCCGAGTACGGCAAGCGCGTCGAGGAGGCCGTCCGCGCCCTGCGCGAGGACTAG